In Nostoc sp. GT001, a genomic segment contains:
- the pyrR gene encoding bifunctional pyr operon transcriptional regulator/uracil phosphoribosyltransferase PyrR has product MSAKVVEILSSEEIRRTLTRLASQIVERTRDLSQLVLLGIYTRGALLAELLARQIETLEGVAVSVGALDITFYRDDLDKIGLRTPTKSEIPFDLTGKTVVLVDDVIFKGRTIRAALNAVNDYGRPEVIRLAVLVDRGHRELPIHPDFIGKKLPTAKEEIVKVYLQNCDGRDAVELIAD; this is encoded by the coding sequence ATGTCTGCCAAAGTAGTTGAAATTCTCTCATCTGAAGAAATCCGTCGTACCTTGACTCGTCTTGCTTCTCAAATTGTCGAAAGGACGCGTGATTTGTCTCAACTGGTACTTCTTGGTATTTATACCAGGGGTGCGTTATTAGCCGAATTATTGGCGCGTCAAATTGAGACGCTAGAAGGTGTAGCAGTGTCAGTCGGCGCTTTGGATATTACATTTTATCGAGATGACCTCGACAAAATTGGATTGCGGACTCCAACGAAAAGCGAAATTCCTTTTGATCTTACCGGGAAAACGGTTGTACTCGTGGATGATGTGATTTTCAAAGGACGGACGATTCGCGCGGCTTTGAACGCAGTCAACGATTATGGTAGGCCAGAAGTGATTCGTTTAGCTGTGTTAGTAGACAGAGGCCATCGAGAATTACCAATTCACCCAGATTTTATTGGCAAGAAGTTGCCTACAGCTAAAGAAGAAATTGTCAAAGTTTACCTACAAAATTGTGATGGACGAGATGCAGTAGAGTTGATTGCAGATTAG
- a CDS encoding GAF domain-containing protein, whose translation MSQSFSQNQARRNRQKRLWQQKWSLKTKAMVWALSISVLPVVAIGTATYNYGINLINTQIPQVRQESVKSSPESELALQRQLSLLLTGMGVTAILAGAIAVFVTNRVMSRVSNVAAISNNIKKRLRPDSEFTQVFIAGQDELVMLERNITLFTDLLSVLIQEKEAEADYSQLLIKITRWVRESFNEEDVLKTTSEEIRKALSIDRVTIFCFDSKYNGTFIAESVAPGLPKILGVTVSEPGFEAGYIEKYQNSSIHATDNIHQGDLSDADIELLEQFAVKSSLVAPILKSKRLFGLLIAHQCSRLRFWQQSEIDLFSQIAMQVGFALDYANLLQQVDTKADNAQVFIEITRSIRQSLNEEDVLKTTVEEVRKALSTDRVLVYSFYPNWSGIIIAESVVPGYPKVLRSEIQDICFGQGYVEKYQSGRVVATNNIYEAGLADCHINLLESFAVKANLVAPILKDEQLFGLLIAHQCSRPRDWQQSEIDLFAQIAMQVGFALDHARLLQRIEAEGVQSQLLADTIGIIRQSLNEEDVLKTTVEEVRKALSTDRVMVYSFDADWSGTVIAESVVLTYPKVLRAEIQDPCFGQGYVDDYQSGRVLAINNIYEAGLADCHINLLESFGVKANLVAPIIKDEQLFGLLIAHQCSRPRDWKQSEIDLFGQIAMQVGFALDHARLLQRIEAERMRSQLLVDIIRSIRQSLKEEDIIKTTVEEVRKALTTDRVLVYSFYANWFGIIIAESVLPGYPKVLRSKIHDPCFTQGYVEKYQSGRVVAINNIYESSLADCHIKLLESFGVKANLVAPIIKDEQLFGLLIAHQCSEPRNWQQSEIDLFAQIAMQVGFTLDHARLLQAYQTAEANSEE comes from the coding sequence ATGAGTCAGTCTTTTTCTCAAAACCAAGCAAGACGAAATCGCCAAAAGAGACTCTGGCAACAAAAATGGAGTTTAAAGACTAAAGCAATGGTTTGGGCACTAAGTATCAGTGTCCTCCCTGTGGTTGCAATTGGAACAGCTACTTACAATTATGGAATTAATTTAATCAACACACAAATTCCGCAAGTAAGACAAGAGAGTGTAAAAAGTTCACCAGAAAGTGAACTTGCTCTACAAAGACAATTGTCACTCTTGTTAACTGGTATGGGAGTGACAGCAATTTTAGCAGGTGCGATCGCTGTTTTTGTGACGAATCGAGTTATGAGTCGAGTCAGCAATGTTGCTGCAATCTCTAATAATATTAAAAAGAGGCTACGTCCAGACAGTGAGTTTACTCAAGTCTTCATCGCTGGCCAAGATGAATTAGTGATGTTAGAGAGAAACATCACCTTATTTACAGACCTACTTTCGGTTTTAATACAGGAGAAAGAAGCCGAAGCTGATTATTCCCAACTATTAATCAAAATTACCCGCTGGGTTCGAGAATCATTCAATGAAGAAGATGTTCTCAAAACTACCTCAGAAGAAATTCGTAAAGCTTTAAGCATCGATCGCGTCACCATTTTTTGCTTCGACTCCAAATATAATGGAACCTTTATCGCCGAATCAGTAGCGCCTGGTTTACCGAAAATATTAGGGGTTACAGTCTCTGAGCCTGGATTTGAGGCAGGGTATATAGAAAAATACCAAAATAGTAGCATCCATGCTACTGATAATATCCATCAAGGCGATCTCAGTGATGCTGATATTGAGTTGCTGGAGCAATTTGCTGTCAAATCTAGTTTAGTAGCACCTATTCTCAAAAGCAAACGGCTATTCGGTTTATTGATTGCACATCAATGTTCTAGACTTCGCTTTTGGCAACAATCTGAGATTGATTTGTTCTCTCAGATAGCCATGCAAGTAGGATTTGCCCTTGACTACGCCAACCTTCTACAACAAGTAGATACCAAGGCAGATAACGCTCAGGTATTTATCGAAATTACCCGCAGCATTCGCCAATCGCTCAACGAAGAAGATGTCCTCAAAACGACGGTGGAAGAGGTTCGTAAGGCATTGAGTACTGACCGAGTGCTGGTTTATAGCTTTTACCCTAATTGGTCTGGAATTATAATTGCCGAATCAGTGGTTCCAGGTTATCCCAAAGTTTTGCGGTCTGAAATTCAAGATATCTGTTTTGGTCAGGGTTATGTAGAAAAGTATCAGTCTGGTCGCGTTGTAGCCACAAACAATATTTATGAAGCTGGTTTGGCTGATTGTCACATTAACTTGCTCGAATCCTTTGCTGTGAAAGCAAATTTGGTCGCCCCTATTCTCAAAGATGAACAATTATTTGGCTTATTAATTGCACATCAATGTTCCAGACCCCGTGATTGGCAACAATCTGAGATTGATTTATTTGCTCAGATAGCCATGCAAGTCGGGTTTGCTCTCGACCATGCAAGACTCCTGCAACGCATCGAGGCTGAGGGTGTGCAAAGTCAGTTGTTAGCAGATACTATCGGCATTATTCGCCAATCACTCAACGAAGAGGATGTCCTCAAAACCACTGTGGAAGAGGTTCGCAAAGCTCTGAGTACCGACCGAGTGATGGTTTATAGCTTTGATGCTGATTGGTCTGGAACAGTGATTGCTGAATCAGTTGTTCTCACTTACCCAAAAGTTTTGCGAGCTGAAATCCAAGACCCATGTTTCGGTCAAGGCTATGTAGATGACTATCAGTCTGGTCGCGTTCTCGCAATCAACAACATTTATGAAGCTGGTTTGGCTGACTGCCATATTAACTTGCTCGAATCCTTTGGTGTGAAAGCAAATCTAGTAGCCCCCATTATTAAAGATGAACAGCTATTTGGCTTGTTAATTGCACATCAATGCTCCAGACCCCGTGATTGGAAACAATCTGAGATTGATTTATTTGGCCAGATAGCGATGCAAGTAGGATTTGCTCTTGACCATGCAAGACTCCTGCAAAGAATCGAAGCTGAAAGGATGCGAAGTCAGTTACTAGTGGATATTATCCGCAGCATTCGCCAATCCCTCAAAGAAGAGGATATCATCAAAACTACCGTGGAAGAGGTTCGCAAAGCACTGACTACTGACCGAGTGTTAGTTTATAGCTTTTACGCTAATTGGTTCGGAATTATTATTGCTGAATCAGTGCTTCCAGGTTATCCCAAAGTTTTGCGGTCTAAAATTCACGACCCCTGTTTTACTCAAGGCTATGTAGAAAAGTACCAGTCTGGTCGCGTTGTCGCAATCAACAACATTTATGAGTCTAGTTTGGCTGATTGTCACATTAAACTGCTCGAATCTTTTGGTGTGAAAGCAAATTTAGTAGCACCAATTATCAAAGATGAGCAGCTATTTGGCTTGTTAATTGCACATCAGTGTTCTGAACCCCGTAATTGGCAACAATCTGAGATTGATTTATTTGCCCAGATAGCGATGCAAGTAGGATTTACTCTCGATCATGCTAGGCTCCTACAAGCGTATCAAACTGCTGAAGCAAACTCTGAGGAATAG
- a CDS encoding Ycf66 family protein has translation MLAFVLALVVGLGSLAIYIAAFFFPEIHRKNDFIWSGVGLFYALVLWVFAPRITGGLLLGHVASVALLVWFGWQTLSLRRQLTPQAQQTQVPSAETVKTGIQEQVNKLSLQERLGQLQKGLGSTFSGAKDKVQQTVSKKTPTTPKPEDITSVLSEKPAIEIIDKTIVIPEPPAEETVTTDTEAKTESVPEAIPPHPPSPELVEAAQPDFEIEHKQPIPVEEIAPDAVLAPPAETPPEAIPPN, from the coding sequence ATGCTGGCATTTGTCCTAGCTTTGGTAGTGGGTCTTGGTAGTTTAGCCATTTATATAGCAGCTTTCTTTTTCCCAGAAATCCATCGTAAGAATGACTTTATCTGGAGTGGCGTAGGATTGTTCTACGCTTTAGTTTTATGGGTATTTGCACCACGCATTACTGGAGGTTTGTTGCTGGGTCATGTGGCTAGTGTGGCTCTTTTGGTCTGGTTTGGCTGGCAAACTCTATCATTACGTCGGCAATTGACCCCACAGGCACAACAAACCCAAGTACCCAGTGCTGAGACGGTAAAAACTGGCATTCAAGAACAGGTAAATAAGTTGTCCCTTCAGGAACGGCTGGGCCAGTTGCAAAAAGGTCTGGGTAGCACCTTCAGTGGTGCGAAAGACAAAGTGCAACAGACTGTGAGTAAAAAGACACCCACAACCCCCAAACCTGAAGATATTACTTCTGTACTGTCAGAGAAACCTGCTATTGAGATTATTGACAAAACTATTGTCATCCCAGAACCACCAGCAGAAGAGACAGTTACTACCGACACCGAAGCAAAAACCGAGAGTGTACCAGAAGCGATTCCACCACATCCCCCATCTCCTGAATTGGTGGAAGCAGCGCAACCAGATTTTGAAATTGAGCATAAGCAACCGATTCCCGTAGAAGAAATTGCTCCAGATGCGGTACTCGCTCCCCCAGCGGAAACGCCACCGGAAGCAATACCGCCGAATTAA
- the gndA gene encoding NADP-dependent phosphogluconate dehydrogenase: MTLQSFGVIGLAVMGENIALNVERNGFPIAVYNRSREKTDAFMAQRATGRNVKAAFTLEEFVALLERPRKILVMVQAGKPVDAVIAQLKPLLEEGDIIIDGGNSWFEDTERRTQELEPTGLRYLGMGVSGGEEGALNGPSLMPGGTTSSYEFLSPIFNKIAAQVDDGPCVTYIGPGGSGHYVKMVHNGIEYGDMQLIAEAYDLLKNVAGLNPSQLHDVFAEWNTTDELDSFLIEITKNIFPYIDPDTNQPLVDLIVDAAGQKGTGRWTVQTALELGVSIPTITAAVNARIISSIKEERVAASKVLTGPSIKYDGQTKDFINKVRDALYCSKICSYAQGMALLSTASKTYNWNLNLGEMARIWKGGCIIRARFLNKIKKAFSENPALPNLLLAPEFKQTILDRQTAWREVIATAATVGIPVPAFSASLDYFDSYRRDRLPQNLTQAQRDYFGAHTYLRLDKPGSFHTEWVPIAEAEK, from the coding sequence ATGACACTACAAAGCTTTGGTGTGATTGGATTAGCCGTTATGGGTGAGAACATCGCTCTCAACGTGGAGCGCAATGGCTTCCCAATTGCAGTTTACAACCGCTCCCGCGAAAAAACGGATGCGTTTATGGCGCAGCGTGCTACAGGACGGAACGTCAAAGCCGCCTTTACTCTAGAAGAATTCGTTGCCTTATTGGAACGTCCCCGCAAAATTCTAGTAATGGTGCAAGCTGGTAAGCCAGTGGATGCGGTGATTGCTCAACTCAAACCCTTGTTAGAAGAAGGCGATATCATTATCGACGGTGGCAACTCTTGGTTTGAAGATACGGAACGCCGCACTCAGGAATTAGAACCTACTGGGCTTCGGTATCTTGGTATGGGTGTCAGTGGCGGTGAAGAAGGGGCGTTGAATGGCCCATCTCTGATGCCTGGAGGTACAACAAGCTCTTACGAGTTTCTATCACCAATTTTCAACAAAATTGCTGCCCAAGTCGATGATGGCCCTTGTGTAACCTATATTGGCCCTGGTGGTTCTGGCCACTATGTGAAAATGGTACATAACGGCATTGAGTACGGCGATATGCAGCTAATTGCTGAAGCCTACGACTTGCTGAAAAACGTCGCTGGATTAAACCCCAGTCAGCTACATGACGTGTTTGCTGAATGGAACACCACCGATGAACTCGATTCATTTTTGATCGAGATTACGAAGAATATTTTCCCATATATTGACCCAGACACAAATCAACCCCTGGTGGATTTGATTGTTGACGCTGCTGGTCAAAAGGGAACTGGACGCTGGACTGTGCAAACTGCATTGGAATTAGGAGTCTCTATTCCTACAATTACAGCAGCAGTTAATGCCCGGATTATATCTTCGATTAAAGAGGAGCGGGTAGCAGCATCGAAAGTCCTCACAGGCCCCAGTATCAAGTATGACGGGCAAACTAAGGACTTTATCAACAAAGTACGTGATGCTCTCTATTGCTCAAAAATCTGTTCTTATGCTCAAGGGATGGCGTTGCTATCCACAGCTTCAAAAACATATAACTGGAATTTGAATCTGGGCGAAATGGCACGGATTTGGAAAGGTGGTTGTATTATTCGCGCTCGCTTCTTGAATAAGATTAAGAAGGCTTTTAGCGAAAATCCAGCATTACCTAACCTGTTGTTAGCTCCCGAATTTAAGCAGACAATTCTCGATAGACAGACTGCTTGGCGGGAAGTGATTGCAACAGCTGCAACAGTTGGAATTCCAGTACCAGCATTTAGCGCCTCCTTAGATTATTTTGACAGCTATCGCCGCGATCGCTTGCCTCAAAACCTAACTCAAGCACAACGCGACTACTTTGGCGCACATACCTACCTGCGTCTCGACAAACCCGGAAGTTTCCACACTGAATGGGTTCCTATTGCTGAAGCCGAGAAGTAA
- a CDS encoding serine/threonine-protein kinase: protein MSYCLNPHCPKPENPDHVNFCVTCGSKLLLKERYRAIKPIGQGGFGKTFLAVDEDKPSKPRCVIKQFYPQSQGTSTLAKAVELFNQEAVQLDELGKHPQIPELLAYFTQENRQYLVQEFIDGQNLAQELAHKGAFSETQIWQLLNDLLSVLQFCHARHVIHRDIKPENIIRESNVERKLVLVDFGAAKSATGAALNKTGTSIGSPEYVAPEQMRGRAIFASDIYSLGATCINLLTVRSPFDSYDTNNDTWVWQQYLQTPVSNELSRILNKMLASIPIRRYQTVDEVLKDLNKYSPAAAKPAIALKPIPQSPPNSPPNFVLKSPSQIDLELEQMKTQFLGSSKPQTNKIQPPNPTPQTTSTNKIDQELEELKAKYLGNNNP from the coding sequence ATGAGCTACTGCCTTAATCCCCATTGTCCCAAGCCGGAAAATCCCGATCATGTCAATTTTTGCGTGACTTGTGGTTCCAAGTTACTCCTCAAAGAACGTTACCGTGCTATCAAACCAATCGGACAAGGTGGTTTTGGCAAAACTTTCTTAGCTGTGGATGAGGATAAACCCTCAAAACCACGCTGCGTAATTAAGCAATTTTATCCCCAATCCCAAGGCACTAGCACTCTGGCAAAAGCCGTAGAGTTATTTAACCAAGAAGCAGTGCAGTTAGATGAATTGGGCAAGCATCCCCAAATTCCCGAACTATTGGCATATTTTACCCAAGAAAATCGGCAGTATCTTGTACAAGAATTTATCGACGGGCAAAACTTAGCCCAGGAATTGGCACATAAAGGTGCTTTTAGTGAAACGCAAATCTGGCAACTATTAAACGATTTATTGTCAGTGTTGCAATTTTGCCATGCCAGACACGTCATTCACCGCGATATTAAGCCAGAAAATATTATTCGTGAGAGCAATGTCGAACGCAAACTAGTATTAGTAGATTTTGGTGCGGCTAAATCTGCCACTGGCGCTGCCTTAAATAAAACTGGTACTAGTATTGGGAGTCCAGAATATGTTGCGCCAGAGCAAATGAGAGGTAGGGCTATTTTCGCCAGCGATATTTATAGTTTGGGTGCGACTTGTATTAATTTATTAACAGTGCGATCGCCCTTCGATTCTTATGATACCAACAACGATACTTGGGTATGGCAGCAATACTTGCAAACTCCCGTCAGTAATGAGTTGAGTCGCATTCTCAACAAGATGCTAGCAAGTATCCCAATTCGGCGTTATCAAACAGTAGACGAAGTTCTCAAAGACTTAAATAAATACTCGCCAGCAGCAGCAAAACCAGCAATAGCACTAAAGCCTATCCCTCAATCACCACCAAATTCTCCACCCAATTTTGTATTGAAATCTCCTAGTCAAATTGATCTAGAATTAGAACAAATGAAAACCCAATTTTTGGGTAGTAGCAAACCTCAAACAAATAAAATACAACCACCAAACCCAACGCCTCAGACTACTAGTACAAACAAAATAGATCAAGAATTAGAAGAATTAAAAGCTAAATATCTTGGTAATAATAACCCTTAA
- the cax gene encoding calcium/proton exchanger, producing MSTKNIILFALLLFIPVSVAAHFLEWGELTVFITAGLAILPLAAWMGTATEEIAVVVGPSLGGLLNATFGNATELIIALVALNAGLIDVVKASITGSIISNLLLVMGFSMLLGGLRYKEQTFQPIVARVNAASMNLAVIAILMPTAMNYTSQGINEQTLQNLSIAVAVVLILVYALTLLFSMKTHSYLYDVGVAETEEEETPHAKPNMMLWVGVLLVCTLLVALESEMLVDSLEVATSQLGLTALFTGVILVPIVGNAAEHATAVTVAMKDKMDLSLSVAVGSSMQIALFVAPVLVIAGRILGKPMDLDFKPFELVAVVVSVLIANSISSDGKSNWLEGTLLLAAYTVLGFAFYFHPVMEGMG from the coding sequence ATGTCAACCAAAAACATTATTCTTTTCGCTTTACTACTGTTTATCCCGGTTTCTGTAGCAGCCCACTTTCTGGAATGGGGAGAATTGACAGTTTTCATTACAGCTGGATTAGCAATTCTGCCCTTAGCAGCTTGGATGGGTACAGCTACAGAAGAAATTGCTGTCGTAGTTGGGCCATCGCTGGGGGGCTTGTTAAACGCCACATTTGGCAATGCTACAGAATTAATCATTGCCCTAGTAGCCCTGAACGCTGGGTTAATTGATGTAGTCAAAGCTAGTATCACGGGATCGATTATTAGCAACTTACTACTGGTGATGGGTTTTTCCATGCTTTTGGGAGGACTGCGCTACAAAGAACAGACATTTCAGCCAATTGTGGCGCGGGTGAATGCTGCTTCGATGAATTTGGCAGTGATTGCCATTTTGATGCCAACAGCAATGAACTATACTTCTCAAGGAATTAACGAACAAACATTGCAAAATCTGTCTATTGCTGTTGCCGTAGTATTAATCTTGGTTTACGCCCTAACACTGCTATTTTCGATGAAAACCCACTCCTATCTTTATGATGTGGGTGTAGCGGAGACAGAAGAAGAGGAAACTCCTCACGCGAAACCAAATATGATGTTGTGGGTTGGTGTCTTGCTAGTATGCACCTTACTAGTGGCACTTGAGTCAGAAATGTTGGTAGATTCTCTGGAAGTAGCCACATCTCAGCTAGGTTTGACGGCGCTGTTTACAGGGGTGATATTAGTTCCCATCGTCGGTAACGCGGCTGAACACGCCACAGCAGTCACCGTGGCGATGAAAGATAAGATGGATCTTTCCCTTTCGGTAGCTGTGGGATCGAGTATGCAGATTGCCCTATTTGTCGCACCTGTATTGGTAATAGCAGGGCGGATATTAGGTAAACCAATGGATTTGGATTTCAAGCCCTTTGAATTAGTTGCTGTGGTTGTGTCAGTGTTGATTGCCAACAGTATTAGTTCCGATGGTAAGTCCAATTGGCTCGAAGGTACTTTATTATTGGCCGCTTATACAGTGTTGGGGTTCGCCTTCTACTTCCATCCAGTTATGGAAGGTATGGGGTAG
- the cbiB gene encoding adenosylcobinamide-phosphate synthase CbiB codes for MTNNIYILIIAAFLDYLIGDPWDWPHPVQVMGWVISRLTKFFLQLCQNSLTQRLAGIVLGIILIIGSGLVGFLMIQIARWVHPLLGIAINSILLASCFAGKSLRVAAEAVLQPLTVGDLEKARKILSNYVGRDTQNLSQAEIYRAVLETVAENATDGVMAPLFYAIVGVFIPVVGPTPLALAYKASSTLDSMVGYREAPYTYLGWFCARLEDYLTWLPCRLTVVTLALLSGKPMHIWQICRRDAIKDPSPNSGWSECAYAAFLGVQMGGTNWYRGVAKSKPLLGDAIYAITATSIQNALQLTRYCFLLWLGIAIAIFLMLPNKM; via the coding sequence ATGACTAATAATATCTATATCTTAATAATTGCAGCATTTTTAGATTATTTAATTGGCGATCCTTGGGATTGGCCTCATCCAGTGCAAGTTATGGGGTGGGTAATTTCTCGCCTAACCAAATTTTTTCTCCAATTGTGTCAAAATTCTCTAACACAACGCCTAGCTGGAATTGTACTAGGTATTATCTTGATAATTGGTAGCGGTCTTGTTGGCTTTTTGATGATTCAAATTGCCAGATGGGTTCATCCACTCTTAGGAATTGCCATAAATAGCATTCTTTTGGCTAGTTGTTTTGCTGGCAAAAGTTTGCGAGTAGCAGCGGAGGCTGTTTTACAACCTTTAACAGTCGGAGATTTGGAGAAGGCTCGAAAGATTTTAAGTAATTACGTTGGTCGAGATACCCAAAACCTCTCACAAGCAGAAATTTACCGAGCCGTTTTAGAAACGGTTGCAGAAAATGCCACAGATGGGGTAATGGCTCCGCTTTTTTATGCAATTGTTGGTGTCTTTATACCAGTTGTGGGGCCAACTCCCTTAGCTTTAGCATATAAAGCCAGCAGTACCCTTGATTCAATGGTGGGCTATCGAGAAGCACCCTATACTTATTTAGGATGGTTCTGTGCCCGGTTAGAAGATTATTTGACTTGGCTACCTTGTCGGTTAACAGTTGTGACTCTGGCACTGCTATCGGGTAAACCGATGCATATTTGGCAAATTTGTCGTCGGGATGCAATTAAAGATCCTAGTCCCAATTCTGGCTGGAGCGAGTGCGCCTATGCTGCATTTTTAGGTGTGCAGATGGGAGGTACAAATTGGTATCGGGGGGTAGCCAAGTCCAAACCACTGCTAGGAGATGCTATTTATGCCATTACTGCAACTTCTATTCAGAATGCTTTACAGCTGACTCGATATTGTTTTTTGCTATGGTTAGGGATAGCGATCGCAATATTCTTAATGCTCCCAAATAAAATGTAA